Below is a genomic region from Pseudocalidococcus azoricus BACA0444.
CGAGTTTTTAACTCAATATATTGCCGCCCATCCAGAATTCGGTGTCCCTGACCCGGAAGCAACGGCCCGGATTGTCCTGGGTGCGATGGTCTTTTTTGTCCTCAGTCAGAAGGCAATGTATGGGGAAGAGATTATTCCTATGGATGAACAGCGAATGATTGATGCTATGGCATTTCTGTTATTTCGAGACCAGTAGATAGCCACCGCCAATAATAGACCCGGCTGACCCTAAGGCTTACTCCGGCTGACAGGTTTTGTACCACTGCAAATGGTAGAAAAGGGGTAGGGCCAGGGTATCCCAGAGGGGCGGTTGAATGTTGGCTTCAGCGAGGGCTTTGGCCGTCCAAGAATTACAGGTGTTCCAGGCCGAGTAATGTCCCGTAGCGGCATAGAAACTACTTTGGGCTTGGCGACTGGGATTAAGGTGAATCGGTCGGCCTTGGGCATCCCGTTCAAAACTATCCAGCAAAAACCGGGTCAGGGCCTGGTAGTCCCCTTGGTTAATCTGAAGGGGAATTAAAAAGGTTGCAATGGGGGCCTGGGGGAGTTGCGGAAAGCCTTGGACATGGAGAGTAGCGGGACTTCGGCCATCAAATAAAGCCCGCCAGGCCTGGTCAGCGGGAATATCCTCAATCCGCGTCAAGTTCCGATAAAGTTCCCGTTCGCCCCAACCAAATCCCAAATATTCAAGGTCAGTTCGAGGATTTTCTCCCAGTTGCCCCAACTCCAAATAGTCATGCCAATTACCTGTAGCGGTGATCACTGGCACGAGAACATTGGTATGAACATAATCCCCATAGACATAAATAGTAATGGAGGGCGGCATTGCTGATCCTAGGGGGGAGGGCTTAAACGGCTCCAACAAAACCGTACAGGGGGACACCAGGCCCAGTCCTAAACTCAATAACCCCAGGCCAATTTTTCCAGGCCAATCTTCAAATCCCATTATTCTCAGACTCAGTTGCAGTGGCTCCATTGTCCGGCGGCGGGGCGGGGTAGCGGCCATAGAGTTGGGTCAGGTATTTAAGACGTTGCCCTAAGCCCCCCTGTAGCTCCTGAAATTCCTCCGGTCTTAACCGCCAAGCCCAATTCCCCTCCGGTTTGCTGGGAAAATTCATCCGGGCAGGTGTCCCTAATCCGAGTAAATCTTGGACAGGAATAATCGCTTGATTGGCGACAGAGCTAAAGGCTAACCGAATTAAATCCCAGTGGATTCCCTCATGGGTCATGGCCCCCAAATAGTCCCGAATCCGATTTCGCTCCCATTCACTCAATTCCGCAAACCAGCCCACAGTCGTGTTGTTGTCGTGTGTACCGGTATAGACTAAGAAATTACGTTCATAGTTAAACGGCAAAAAAGGGTTGTCAGCACCGCCGCCAAAGGCAAACTGGAGAATCTTCATCCCCGGAAATGCAAACTGATCCCGCAATTCAATCACTTCTGGAGTAATTTCTCCTAAATCCTCCGCCAAAATGGGTAACTCCCCTAACTCGGCCTGGACGACTTCAAACAACTTCGCCCCTGGGCCTTTGACCCATTCCCCCTGCACCGCTGTTTCTTCACCGCAAGGAACTTGCCAGTAGGCCTCAAATCCGCGGAAATGATCCACCCGAATTAAATCCATGCAGTCAAACAGCACGCGGAACCGTTCGATCCACCACCGATAGCCCTCTTGCTCCATGGCCTGCCAGTTGTAGATCGGGTTGCCCCAGAGTTGCCCCGTTTCGCTGAAATAGTCCGGGGGTACACCAGCCATCTGAGCGACGAGTCCAGGTTTTTTTGTTGGGGGGGGTGCTGGGGCTGGAGCCTGGGTTAGTCCTGGTTGAGGGGATTGGGGCACTAACTCAAACAAATGGGGAAAGGCCCAGACATCGGCACTATCATGGGCAACATAAATGGGAATATCGCCAATAATCTTGATCCCGTTTTGGTTAGCATAGGCCCGCAACCTTGACCACTGCTGAAAGAAGATAAACTGCTGAAATTTATAGCTAAACACCTGTGGGGCAAGGCGGGCTTCAGCGGCAGTAATGGCTTCTGGATCTCGCCAGGCCAGGCCAGGTTCCCATTCATACCAAGGCTGGTTGTCTTGCTCATCTTTGAGAGCCATATAGAGGGCATAGGTCGGCAACCAAAACTCCATGGCCTGGCAAAATTGCCCAAACTTAGCCTGATCCTCAGGGGTAGCTGTTGCTTTGAATACCTGGGCCGCTGTTTGCAATAAGGCGAGTTTGGCCGGAATCACCGCATCATAGTCCATCCAATCATGGGCCGGAAACTCTACAGCAGCCAGCGCCACCGCCTCTAACCATCCCTCTTGAACGAGTTGATCTAGGCTAATCAAGACCGGATTTCCCGCCATCGCCGAATAACACATATAGGGAGAGTTGCCGTAGCCGGTGGGGCCAAGGGGAAGCATTTGCCAGAGTTGTTGTCCAGTATCGGCCATGAAATCAACAAAATCTAAAGCTGCTTGCCCTAAGTCGCCAATGCCCTGACCACCGGGTAAGGATGTGGGATGAAGGAGTAAACCAGCCGCACGGGGAAAAGGCATTTTCAGTCTCTCTAGAAAATAGGTGCAGTTAAGCAGTAGCAGGGGAACCTCCCCCAAGGGTAATCTAGTTTTGCCCCCGGCCTGGAATGATTTGGGAAAATTTTAAGGTTGTTGATAGGGCATCCTTTGGCACATTAATCAACTCAATAATCAATTCCCGACCCTCAATCCAGTTCACGTTTATCTCAAAATTAATGATAGTCTCCAAGATAGCTTTAGTTTCAAAAACTCTCTCAACAGAAACGCACGCGCTCTGTACAGAACGGGCCTTTATCTCCCTTCAGATGAGAGCCACTTATCCAGGCAGTCAATTCCCGGTGACGCTCCATTTGACCCTGAACGATAAAATACTCTTGCTCACAATTGACTTCCTTAAGTAACCACACTCATCCCTGGGGCGCAAACAGTAACAGGAAATTACCCCCCCATTAGACCATGCCTAATCTTTATCAATCCCAAAACCCATCCAATCAGGAAGAGTTTGTCACCTTACTCCATTCCCAGGCCTGGCGGTTAGAGCAGATTATCTCCCACGGTCAAGCTAGCCCCCCAGATTTTTGGTATGACCAGGCCGAGGATGAATGGGTCGCGCTTCTGAAAGGGACGGCAATACTGGAAATTGCAAACCAGGACTCACGCCATCTTGTTGCGGGTGATTATCTTTTCATTCCGGCCCATTGTCGCCATCGCGTTGCCAAGACATCAGAAGATGCGATTTGGTTGGCCCTCCACTTTGGCCCCTCAAGCTAGGATTTTCCCCATGAATTCTATCGCGCCCCCCGATCTCGCTCTAGGTCATATTTAACTTTTTCCAAATGCCACTCGATTGATTTATCCCGATTATGTTCTTGTGAATAGCTTAAAAGCCGTTGCAATGTGTTCTGATCACCCCCTAATAACGATAGGAGTTCCCGTTCCAAATGTTTTGCTTTGGATGACCTAAACCAGTTTGGCGACTGCTGCTGAGGTTGATTCTTTTGAAACCTTGACCGTTGCTGAAACTGTTTGCTTGACCTTCTGGGTTGTTTTTTGACGATGCGATAAAAGTAGATACCAACCAAAATACAGACAACCAAGCCAATGGCCAACAATCCCAAGAGAAACGTTAGGACGTGAGTTGCCGAAACGAGCATTAATACGGTTGGAGGTGGGAGCAAATGGAAATAAAAGCAGGCCAGAATTGACCCTTATGGAAACTAAAACTGGGTCAGGATGTACAGTAAGGCAAATAAAACAATCCAAATAATATCGACAAAGTGCCAATAAATTTCCGCCATTTCAATGCCAGTATGCTTAGTGGCAGAATAATGGCCAGGTCGGCGAGAGCGCCACAATACCCCTAAAATCAACAGCAAGCCAACAAACACATGGAGGCCGTGAAACCCTGTCATCACATAAAAGCAATTGGCAAAAATATTCGAGCTTAAACCATAGCCGAGGGTCATATATTCATAGACTTGTCCGCCCAAGAAAATAGCTCCCATAGCTGCTGTGAGCCAATACCAAAGCCGCATCCCTTGGAGATTACCCTTCTTGATTTCCACATCGCCCTTATGGATGACAAAGCTACTGGAAACTAGAATAATTGTGTTGATTGTCGGCAAGAGTAGCTCAACTTCTGTCCCTTCTGGCGGCCAGGTTTCTGTGAGTCCCCGCAAAATTAAATAAGTCGCAAAAATTCCGCCAAACATCAAGGACTCAGAAA
It encodes:
- a CDS encoding DUF2459 domain-containing protein, with the translated sequence MAATPPRRRTMEPLQLSLRIMGFEDWPGKIGLGLLSLGLGLVSPCTVLLEPFKPSPLGSAMPPSITIYVYGDYVHTNVLVPVITATGNWHDYLELGQLGENPRTDLEYLGFGWGERELYRNLTRIEDIPADQAWRALFDGRSPATLHVQGFPQLPQAPIATFLIPLQINQGDYQALTRFLLDSFERDAQGRPIHLNPSRQAQSSFYAATGHYSAWNTCNSWTAKALAEANIQPPLWDTLALPLFYHLQWYKTCQPE
- the malQ gene encoding 4-alpha-glucanotransferase, with translation MPFPRAAGLLLHPTSLPGGQGIGDLGQAALDFVDFMADTGQQLWQMLPLGPTGYGNSPYMCYSAMAGNPVLISLDQLVQEGWLEAVALAAVEFPAHDWMDYDAVIPAKLALLQTAAQVFKATATPEDQAKFGQFCQAMEFWLPTYALYMALKDEQDNQPWYEWEPGLAWRDPEAITAAEARLAPQVFSYKFQQFIFFQQWSRLRAYANQNGIKIIGDIPIYVAHDSADVWAFPHLFELVPQSPQPGLTQAPAPAPPPTKKPGLVAQMAGVPPDYFSETGQLWGNPIYNWQAMEQEGYRWWIERFRVLFDCMDLIRVDHFRGFEAYWQVPCGEETAVQGEWVKGPGAKLFEVVQAELGELPILAEDLGEITPEVIELRDQFAFPGMKILQFAFGGGADNPFLPFNYERNFLVYTGTHDNNTTVGWFAELSEWERNRIRDYLGAMTHEGIHWDLIRLAFSSVANQAIIPVQDLLGLGTPARMNFPSKPEGNWAWRLRPEEFQELQGGLGQRLKYLTQLYGRYPAPPPDNGATATESENNGI
- a CDS encoding cupin domain-containing protein; its protein translation is MPNLYQSQNPSNQEEFVTLLHSQAWRLEQIISHGQASPPDFWYDQAEDEWVALLKGTAILEIANQDSRHLVAGDYLFIPAHCRHRVAKTSEDAIWLALHFGPSS
- a CDS encoding cytochrome c oxidase subunit 3, whose translation is MTGSTLDSATVTTEIEVAQHHEHEDYRVFGLVVFLISESLMFGGIFATYLILRGLTETWPPEGTEVELLLPTINTIILVSSSFVIHKGDVEIKKGNLQGMRLWYWLTAAMGAIFLGGQVYEYMTLGYGLSSNIFANCFYVMTGFHGLHVFVGLLLILGVLWRSRRPGHYSATKHTGIEMAEIYWHFVDIIWIVLFALLYILTQF